The segment GCGGGAAAGTTGCGAATGATCCAAGGACCGTCGTGCCGATCCAGCCTCCAGTGAACGTTCGGCTGCCAACATGGACGCGTCGTGCAAAGGTTCCGATCGTCCGTCGCGCGTGAGAGCGTTGCTGTTCCTGACGCTGCAGCGAGTAGGCGACTTCCTCGCGAACATAATGCTCCGGAATCACACTGGCTGGGCAAAGCGGCAAATAATCTGCGTCTGCAGCTCCGCGATAATACATCGGCACAGCAAAAAATCCCGCGGCACCAAACGTTTCGCAATCTGGTTCCAGCTCTTCGAGGTAACGCCGAAATGATTCTTCCCGATCATCAATGCAGCAAACAATCTGGAAGCTTGGTCGAACCTGAACGCCCGTTTTTTGGCTTTCCAGTCGTTTGACGCGATCGGCGTGCACGTGCACGGCGTCGAGGATTTCGTTGCGGAATTTACGCTCGTAGGCCAAATGAAAAACCGCGCGTCGGTCGATTCCCGCGAACGAATCAAGTTCGTCAACCAGTTCCTGCCATTGATTGGAACTCAGGCGGGCCAAGGTGTGCGGGTGCCAGCCCAGCAATTGGGCAAGCTCGAAAATTCGATACGCCCGTCGCTGCTGTGTCGCTTTTTTTCCATTTGGGCGACTGCTCAGTTCGCGCTTCGCCCAGTCATTGAACTCGCTGATTGAGCCCTTGAATCCCTGGATTTTGCTGACCAGATGTTCCGCAGCCAGTCGATCAAGAATCAGCCGAACCGCGAGGAACTCTTGCAGAGTGTCTGCGGGAATCCCACGAGTTACGCGATCACCACGCGTTTCCAGTTGCCAGATCATTCCGGCAAAACCTCGCAACGCCAGCATCGTGTCTTCAATGAACCGGTCGGTATCATTGGAGGCAATGTTGAGTTGCTGTAAGGAATCCTGAATGGATCCCAGTGACGTCAAACCTTGCTTTTGCTGTCGGCGGAGTTCCGCTGCAAGTTTCTGCTTCCACGGCGACGCGAGCCAATCGGTCTGACTGTAGAGGTTCACGAAATTCTGCAAGAAACCTTCTTCCGGATGCGCCATCGGCCAATCACTCAGCCCCTGGTCAAGAAACGCGGCACAGAACTGAATCAGCGTTTCGTGAACGAGTTCGTCAGCGTCTTCGCCTGTTAGCTCAAAAATCCAGTCACGCTGGCGAACGAAATTCTGTTCGTGATTTGGGCAATCCAGTTGAGTAACTCCTGCCTCACAGATTTGCCACAACAGATGTAACGAGAATGACTCCCACGTCGCGTCTGACCACGATTCAATTCGCTTGCTGCCAAAGAGCCTGAACAGCTCTTCCGTTCGCTGAATCAGTGCTTGTCCTTCGGCATTAGAATCTTCGCGATGCTCGTTGCTTTCGACCACATTGCGCAAGTCTTGCATGACCCAGCGTTTGGTCTCCGCCAATAACTGCTCGCGTGTTCCTGGTTCGGCGTCTTCGCGATACCGCGTCAAAGCATTCGTGTCGCCGACCACCCAACGCACACTGACCGAAGGCCCGTCATGCAGGTCGTGATTCAGAATCGCACGATACAGATTAAATCGGGTTCCCAGAAATCCAAGCAGTTCATCCGCACGATCCCCTAGAGTTTCCAGGAGCACAGCATCGATGTCTTCCGGGCGAATTCTTCCGGTCACAACACATCTGCGGTATTCGGATTCCGGCAAATAGGGGTGGCATCCAAACAGTTGCGCACCCTTTCGGACGGCATCATCGAAAGCCAAATCTTCGAACGCATGGAGCGTGTTGTGATGGACGAATGCCGTGATCGGGCCCTGCGAAGGCAGCAAATGAGCCACGTGTTCGATCGCGTCGAGAACAGATCGAGCCGTCGTTGGTGAGTGTGCTGAGGCAGATTCTGGTTGCGAGATCGTTGTCGGTGAGTTCATTCTGCCGCAAAAATTCAAAGCGATTTTGTAAGGGGATGGTCGATTGCTTTCCTACCATATCGACAATTACGTTTTTTCGAAGAACGGAGTTTGCTTACAATTTCGACAGGAAACGACCGAACTCCAACGAGGCGTCACACGCGAAGGGCCGCCTGTTCAGCGTTTACTGTGGAGCACGCGATCGGTTCGGGATACTTACAATTTCGTAAGCTTGAGACGTTCGGGTATCGTCTGCCGATCATCAAAACTATGATCTAGTTCCACCATTGAACACGTGTAGTTAGTGACCATGAATATTCTTGTCATTGAAGATGACCGAACGATTGGTAAATCGTTGCAGAAAGGGTTTGTCGAATCCGGCTATGAATGTGTGTGGGCAATCAGTGGCAAAACTGGGTTGGAGAAAGCGTTGACACAACAGGCGGATGTGATCGTCCTTGACCTGATGCTTCCCGAAGTCGACGGGCTTGAGGTTCTTAATCAATTGCGAGCCAGCGGAAACCAGACGCCGGTCGTGATCCTGACTGCCAAAGGCGCGGTCAACGAAAGAGTTGAAGGACTGGAGGCCGGTGCCGATGACTACATCGTCAAACCATTCGCTTTCGTCGAACTCAAAGCCCGCGTCGAAGCAGTCTCGCGGCGCACTTCGGTTCGGCCTTCAGCCAGCCTTACTGCCGGCGATCTGTCGCTCGACTTGAGCAATCATCGCGTTGTCCAGAGAGGCCGCGACATCGAACTGACGCCAACGGAGTTCAGTATTCTTGAGCTGCTGCTGCGGCACGTCGGCCAGGTCGTCACACGTAAAATGCTCTGCGAACATGTTTGGGGTTTCGAGTGGGATGGGCCGACGAACGTGATCGAAGTCCACATTACACGACTTCGCAAGAAACTCGCCAACGATGGGCCAGTGACAATCAATACGGTTCGTGGTCGCGGATACTCCTTCGTTAGCCCGACGCGATCGAACGGGGCGTAGCGTGAGCCTGATACAGCGTCTCAACACCATTCGATGTCGGCTGACTGTGTGGAATTCACTGGTCGTGATTGCGCTGACTTTGCTCTCTCTTTTCGTGGCCCGCCAGGCGATGGTTTATACGCTGGAATATGAAACGAAAGATTTGTTGGAAGGCGAGATTGTCGAATTGGAACTCGCCACGAAGCAGTTTCATCCGGACATGCGACTGGTCGAAGAAGAATTCAGTCGCAAAATTCTCAGTCATAGCCGCAACGAATGGTTCGCGGGACTGTTCGATGACACTGGCAAACTGATCTGGAAAAGCGAGCTGTTTCCCGACTCCTTCGAATCCGATCAGGCGACTCTGAATCCGTCAGACCAGCCGCACGCGGCGAACGAGAAATTTGCGTTTCGGCAAGCGGACAACGCAATCGCCTGCTGGCATTCGTTTCAGTTGGACTCCGGCGACGTGTTCACGATCGTTCTCGGGGAGCCGACGGACTTCATCGGCCGCGATCTGTGGAGCCTGACGAAAGTTCTGCTATGGATCGGGCTGGCTGTCGTCGTGATCGCGCCGGTTGGCGGATATTTGCTGGCGAGAAGCTCGTTGTTGCCCGTACAGGAAATCGTGGAAACAACACGCAAGCTTGAGCCATCCCGACTTGAAGCGCGATTGCCGATCCGGGGAAGTGGCGATGAGCTGGATCAGATTTCGGGCGAGATCAATTCGTTTCTTGATTTGAACGCCAGATACCTTAACAGTCAGCGTGAATTCATTGCCAACGCTGCTCATGAATTGCGGTCGCCGTTGACAGCCATTCAGACAAGCGCGGAAGTTTGCCTTGCGAAACCGCGAACGGCTGATGACTATCGCGAGCAGTTGGAAACTGTCAGCGAGCAATGTCAGTTCCTGCGACATCTGGTCAACCAGCTGTTGGAGTTGGCCGAATCGGATGCTCGGCTGAAAGTGAATAAGGTGGACTTTGATTTCAGTGATCTGGTTCAGAAGTCTGTCTCCATTTTCGAAGGCGTCGCAGAAGAAAAAGGCATTCAACTCTCTATCAATGTTCCCGTAGCAATTTCTTGCAGTGGTGATCCTCAAAAACTGATTCAAGTGCTCAACAATTTGCTCGACAACGCGATCAAGTTTTCGCCGCCCGAAGGAACGGTCTCGGTAAATCTGTCGAGTCGTGATCACGAAATTGATTTTCGAATCTCAAACGAAGGACCCGGCGTTGACTCGCTGTTGCTAGAGCGAATATTCGACCGTTTTTACCAAACAGATCCCGCTAGAACACACGAGCAGACCGGAAACGGGCTTGGTTTGAGCATCAGCAAAGCAATTATCGAGTTGCACGAAGGCAGAATCCGAGCCGAGAGTTCTGGTAATCTTCTGGAGGTCAGCTTCCAGTTGCCCAAGTCGAAAATCTGAACTTGGCAGCCAGTTCATCTTGCTTCGCACCGCGAAGTCTTTTCCGTGACAACCGGTGCTTAAAATGGTAACGTTGCCCAAAGATCATTTGGCATCGAAACTTGGAGCATCAATTGACTGATACGCAAATGAGTCGTCGTCGTTTCGTCGCAGGAGCATCGGCTGCGGTTGGCGTCGGAACGCTGCCATCGCTGGCGCATGGTAAGTGTTTGCCCAAAGAGAAACCGTACGAGTATTGTGCGTTTATAAAATTTATCCAGCAACTGTCTTACGAAGAGCTTGCTGAATCCTTGAAGTCGATTGGTTTGGATGGCGCCGAAGTGACGGTCCGCAAAGGCGGATACATCAGACCTGAATCTGTTGCCGACGAGCTGCCAAAGCTGACAGAGGTCTTCGCCAAACACGACTTGAAAATAAGCGTTCTGACGACAGACATCGTCGAGGTCGGGTCGCCAAATGCTGAGGCTGTTCTCAAGACCGCGGCATCGGTTGGTGTCCAACGTTACCGAATGGGTTTCTGTCGCTACGACCTGAACGCTCCAATCCAATCGCAGCTTGAATTACTCAAGCCAAAATTCAAGGATCTTGCGTCACTCAACCGCGAAGTCGGAATCTCCGGGGTTTATCAGAATCACGCTGGCGGCCAGTACCTGGGTGCCAGTTTCTGGGACCTGCTGCAAGTGCTCGGTGACATCCCTGTCGAGGAGATCGGAAGCATTTTTGACATACGTCACGCCGTCGCGGAAGGTGACGGAGTCTGGCAGGTCTACTACGACATCATCAAACCGCACATTGCGGCGCTGTCTTCAAAGGATTTTCGTTGGGGGCTCAGGAAAGCAAAAGACAAACGACTCTCACCTGTGAATTGTCCGCTAGGCGAAGGTCAGGTTGACTATCGAAAGTTCCTGAAACAATTCCAAAACGATTTCGAAACCGCGCTGGTGACACTGCATGTCGAGTACTTGCCGGACGCCGACGCGAAAACCAACCTTGCGGCTATTGAAAAAGACCTCGCGTTCCTCAAGAAAACGATGGGTGTCGAAAGCTAAATCGCGATCCATAAAGCAACGATTGAAATCGACCAGATTGCGAACGGCCTACCTGCCGACTTCGATGAACCGTCTGCCAGGACTCAACTTGCCACCGATATTTGGCGACCGTTTGAGAGTTCTTTTCCCGGAACCAGCAGTCGGAGTGATCAGCCGAACAGAAAAGAATCCGGACAGGTTGTTGCGGACAATTCCAACGTCTGTCGCGTTAACGCGTCGGTCACGATTGATGTCGAATTCGTTCACAACGTCGACTGTGAAAAACCCTGACAGGTTACCGCGAACGGCGCTGACATCGTTGGCATCAACACGAGCATCGGTTGTCGAAGTTCCGCATTCTCCGATCGCATTTCCGAAGTAGAACACGTCGTCAGCCGACAGTCCGGTTTTTTCATTGGCAAGAATTTTGACTTCCAGCCACTGATTCGCGATCACACCATCGTCCCACACAAGAGTGATTCTGTCCGAGCCTCCTGCACCGGCCTTTGCCGCAAAAGAAATTGAAAGCGGCGCCGGAGCGTCTTGCCAGGTTTCCGGGAAATCGTCGTTGCCAACGCGAAAGCTGAAGTCGCTTTCGTCCAGCCCTGACCACGATCCTTCCAGGTCGATCAGCAATCCATTGATGCCATGAACGTAGCTGCTGTAGTTCGCGAACTTCGCGGTTTGACCAAACAAAAGCGGAGTCTTGTCAGTCGCAATGGCGTCTGCATCGGACGGATCGGGAGCTGGATTGTTGCCGTCGAAATCAGATCCATTGTAAAAAATTTGGCGTGCCACCATTTCCGTTTCAACGGTCTTGCCGACGAAGTTGGACCAATCGCTGACGATGTCTTTTACGAAGATCCCTGAGGCAGTCAGCTCGTCGCCGATCAAGCCGTTGACCCCGAGATTGGGCAGCACCACTGCTGAGCCTTCGTCTTTGTCCGACACCGACCAGTTGGCGTGACACAATTCATGAGTCCGGCAGAAATCCATCCATGTGTTGACGGAACCTGTCGCGACTCCGCCGTTTCCATCAGCATTCACTGTTCCCCATTCGGTCACGAAAATCGCGACGCCATTGTTCATCGCCGTGATCGCGCGATTACGGAGCGACTGACCGTGCGTGCCGGCGTAAAAGTGAAGCGTGTACGCGACGTTGGGGTCGCTGATCGGATCGCTCGACGCCACGTCGACGTTTTGCGAATAGAAAGGAGTCCCGACGACGATCAGGTTGTCCGGATCGTTGACTCGGATCGCAGCGATGACCGTTTCTGCGTAGGTCTTGATCGTCGACCAACTCTGATTGATTGGCTCGTTGTAAACTTCGTAGATGACGTGATCATTGTCGCCGTAGAGACTTGAGATTTCGTCGAAAAACGCGACGGCTTCAGCTGTCGATTCTTCCGCGGCATGGCTGTGATAGTCAACGATGACATAGACATCGTTCGCGATCGCCGCGTCAATAATTGTTTTGACCTTGTTCACCTCACGCGTCGCGAACTCGCCATCGTTCCACGTGTAGCCGCCGAAATCTTCGACGCCCATCGACGCCCTGACGATTCCAGCGTTCCAGTCGCTCGCAAGCTTGTCAACAGTTTCTGAAACGTAGAACTTCGCCCCTTCGGAAAAGTTGCTCCAGAACAGCGAACAACCTGCCAGGCAAGCCGGGTCGCCAAACTGATTCATGACCCTGTTGCCGACGACTTGCAATCGCCCGTTCCTGGAAACAATGTATCTCTGTGCCGGTCCGCCGCCGGTTGAAGGCTCCGACGTCACGACGCTGACTCGCCGCACGACCACATCAAGCCGATCGGTAGAGCCAAACTCGCTCTGCAAGCCAAGCTCGATCAATCCATAGTTGATGACGCCGTCATCTGCGTCGGTCGACGATTCAAACTCGTCGAGGTTGAAGAACGAATTGTCCAGGCTGATGGTCAGGGTTTGAAACATCGAAGTCGAAAGCCCGTTCAGGTCCACTCGATACTGATAGACTTCTGCGATGTCGAGTGAATCAGATCCAACACCGTCAAAGTCCGTCATGTTGACGACGAAAGAGCCAGCCGCATTGTTGGCTCCGATCTGCAGTTCGACCTCAAGAGTCGTGTCGGTGTTCGAGAAATCGACTTGCGCCAAACCGACTTCCATTCCTCCGAACTCTGCAACATCGATCGCGATGTCGCCGGTTGACGTGTCGACTGCGCCCGAAACGTCGAATGCTCCGAATGTTGAATAGACGCTGCTCCCGTTGACTTCGGCGACCGTGGTCTGAGCCCCGAGTGCATCGTGGCAGAAATGGAATAGAATCAGAGCGAAAACGGTGGCAACAAACTTCATGATACGCTCGCAGGTGGGTGTGGTGGGACTTACATGGTAGACGAAAAAACGATGGAAACAAAAGACAATCGAAGCGGCTTTGCACTGGGCGTTTCCAACTTTTCAACTTCTGAGCCGTTGCTCAACGCGGAAAAAATCGTGGCTTGCGGCATGGATTTTATTGAGCCCGGATTGGCGAAAATTTACGCGATGTCCAGCGAAGATTTTGAAGCAGCAGCGCAGCGGATCGCCGGGAACAAGATTCGAGTCCAATCCGTGAACTGGTTTTTGCCACCTGAAATCAAAGTCACCGGTCCGGATGTCGACGAATCGAAATGCAGACAGTTCCTTGAATGTGCTCTTTCGCGAGCCGTGAAGTTGGGCGCAAAGGCTGTCGTGTTTGGCAGTCCCGGATCGCGTTCGCTGCCGGAAAATTTTTCCGAATCCGAAGGCCGCCGACAGATGGTGAGCTTTTGCCGTTTGTGTTCCGACGTGATTCAGGAGCATCACTGGCCGATCAGAATCGCCGTCGAGCACGTCAATCACACAGAAACAAACTTCGTCAACACGTTCGCACAAGCCCTCTCCATTGTCCGCGAAGTCGATCGACCTGAGATTGGACTTGCCGCCGACCTGTACCACTTCGCGATGGAAAACGAATCGATGGAGCTTATGTCAGAAGCCGGTGATCTGATCTGTGCGGTTCAGCTTGCCAATCCGAACGGGCGCTGCTTCCCCAAACCGGGCGACTCAATTCCTGGCCTTGAAGAGTTCTTTCGGCGATTGTTGGAAATCGGCTACGAAGGTGGCGTGTCTGTCGAAGCGACCGTTGGCGATGATCTGGAATCAGATTGCCGTTTGGCGGTCGAGCGACTCAAGTCATGCCTGGATTCGCTGGCCTGAAGAATTCTGAATTGGCCAGAAAGAAAGTGTTGCGATCCAGTCGAGCTCGAAAGCTTAATGGCCTTCGAGCGTCGGAGACTGGAGCAACGTAAACAGAGATGGCCAACCCTGCGGTTGATGTTTTTGCCGCAGGGTCGCAATTTTCGCAAATGTCAAATTCGCGTTTGCGAAAGCCAGTGATCAGAACTTGATGCTGACAACTTC is part of the Mariniblastus fucicola genome and harbors:
- a CDS encoding DUF2309 domain-containing protein; the protein is MNSPTTISQPESASAHSPTTARSVLDAIEHVAHLLPSQGPITAFVHHNTLHAFEDLAFDDAVRKGAQLFGCHPYLPESEYRRCVVTGRIRPEDIDAVLLETLGDRADELLGFLGTRFNLYRAILNHDLHDGPSVSVRWVVGDTNALTRYREDAEPGTREQLLAETKRWVMQDLRNVVESNEHREDSNAEGQALIQRTEELFRLFGSKRIESWSDATWESFSLHLLWQICEAGVTQLDCPNHEQNFVRQRDWIFELTGEDADELVHETLIQFCAAFLDQGLSDWPMAHPEEGFLQNFVNLYSQTDWLASPWKQKLAAELRRQQKQGLTSLGSIQDSLQQLNIASNDTDRFIEDTMLALRGFAGMIWQLETRGDRVTRGIPADTLQEFLAVRLILDRLAAEHLVSKIQGFKGSISEFNDWAKRELSSRPNGKKATQQRRAYRIFELAQLLGWHPHTLARLSSNQWQELVDELDSFAGIDRRAVFHLAYERKFRNEILDAVHVHADRVKRLESQKTGVQVRPSFQIVCCIDDREESFRRYLEELEPDCETFGAAGFFAVPMYYRGAADADYLPLCPASVIPEHYVREEVAYSLQRQEQQRSHARRTIGTFARRVHVGSRTFTGGWIGTTVLGSFATFPLVFRVLFPRLTARLKDVIGSLVRPPEVTHLKLERNPAEPPGPEAHQLGLTVDEMAIAVQRLLEDMSATENFAPIFFICGHGSSSLNNPHEAAYNCGACAGGRGGPNARAFAQMANDPRVRKIVADNGINIPDDTIFIGCYHNTCDDNVSYFDLDGIPDSHRPRFESAVEKINLARKHDAHERCRRFASAPLDLDFDEALIHVEGRAEDLSQARPEYNHATNALCFVGRREWSRDLFLDRRAFLQSYEPENDDENCSVLERILQAVIPVCAGINLEYYFSSVDHVGYGAGNKLPHNIVSLIGVMDGAASDLRPGLYCQMIEIHEPMRLLFLIETTPAAMQRIIAANEPIRKLCEGDWVQLAVIKPGSNEIQLYKDKEFVPYKPETAQLPVTPSSFDWYRGWRDNLQFASIGKRFEEESR
- a CDS encoding response regulator transcription factor, producing MNILVIEDDRTIGKSLQKGFVESGYECVWAISGKTGLEKALTQQADVIVLDLMLPEVDGLEVLNQLRASGNQTPVVILTAKGAVNERVEGLEAGADDYIVKPFAFVELKARVEAVSRRTSVRPSASLTAGDLSLDLSNHRVVQRGRDIELTPTEFSILELLLRHVGQVVTRKMLCEHVWGFEWDGPTNVIEVHITRLRKKLANDGPVTINTVRGRGYSFVSPTRSNGA
- a CDS encoding sensor histidine kinase — translated: MSLIQRLNTIRCRLTVWNSLVVIALTLLSLFVARQAMVYTLEYETKDLLEGEIVELELATKQFHPDMRLVEEEFSRKILSHSRNEWFAGLFDDTGKLIWKSELFPDSFESDQATLNPSDQPHAANEKFAFRQADNAIACWHSFQLDSGDVFTIVLGEPTDFIGRDLWSLTKVLLWIGLAVVVIAPVGGYLLARSSLLPVQEIVETTRKLEPSRLEARLPIRGSGDELDQISGEINSFLDLNARYLNSQREFIANAAHELRSPLTAIQTSAEVCLAKPRTADDYREQLETVSEQCQFLRHLVNQLLELAESDARLKVNKVDFDFSDLVQKSVSIFEGVAEEKGIQLSINVPVAISCSGDPQKLIQVLNNLLDNAIKFSPPEGTVSVNLSSRDHEIDFRISNEGPGVDSLLLERIFDRFYQTDPARTHEQTGNGLGLSISKAIIELHEGRIRAESSGNLLEVSFQLPKSKI
- a CDS encoding sugar phosphate isomerase/epimerase family protein; protein product: MTDTQMSRRRFVAGASAAVGVGTLPSLAHGKCLPKEKPYEYCAFIKFIQQLSYEELAESLKSIGLDGAEVTVRKGGYIRPESVADELPKLTEVFAKHDLKISVLTTDIVEVGSPNAEAVLKTAASVGVQRYRMGFCRYDLNAPIQSQLELLKPKFKDLASLNREVGISGVYQNHAGGQYLGASFWDLLQVLGDIPVEEIGSIFDIRHAVAEGDGVWQVYYDIIKPHIAALSSKDFRWGLRKAKDKRLSPVNCPLGEGQVDYRKFLKQFQNDFETALVTLHVEYLPDADAKTNLAAIEKDLAFLKKTMGVES
- a CDS encoding cellulase family glycosylhydrolase, with protein sequence MKFVATVFALILFHFCHDALGAQTTVAEVNGSSVYSTFGAFDVSGAVDTSTGDIAIDVAEFGGMEVGLAQVDFSNTDTTLEVELQIGANNAAGSFVVNMTDFDGVGSDSLDIAEVYQYRVDLNGLSTSMFQTLTISLDNSFFNLDEFESSTDADDGVINYGLIELGLQSEFGSTDRLDVVVRRVSVVTSEPSTGGGPAQRYIVSRNGRLQVVGNRVMNQFGDPACLAGCSLFWSNFSEGAKFYVSETVDKLASDWNAGIVRASMGVEDFGGYTWNDGEFATREVNKVKTIIDAAIANDVYVIVDYHSHAAEESTAEAVAFFDEISSLYGDNDHVIYEVYNEPINQSWSTIKTYAETVIAAIRVNDPDNLIVVGTPFYSQNVDVASSDPISDPNVAYTLHFYAGTHGQSLRNRAITAMNNGVAIFVTEWGTVNADGNGGVATGSVNTWMDFCRTHELCHANWSVSDKDEGSAVVLPNLGVNGLIGDELTASGIFVKDIVSDWSNFVGKTVETEMVARQIFYNGSDFDGNNPAPDPSDADAIATDKTPLLFGQTAKFANYSSYVHGINGLLIDLEGSWSGLDESDFSFRVGNDDFPETWQDAPAPLSISFAAKAGAGGSDRITLVWDDGVIANQWLEVKILANEKTGLSADDVFYFGNAIGECGTSTTDARVDANDVSAVRGNLSGFFTVDVVNEFDINRDRRVNATDVGIVRNNLSGFFSVRLITPTAGSGKRTLKRSPNIGGKLSPGRRFIEVGR
- a CDS encoding sugar phosphate isomerase/epimerase family protein, coding for MVDEKTMETKDNRSGFALGVSNFSTSEPLLNAEKIVACGMDFIEPGLAKIYAMSSEDFEAAAQRIAGNKIRVQSVNWFLPPEIKVTGPDVDESKCRQFLECALSRAVKLGAKAVVFGSPGSRSLPENFSESEGRRQMVSFCRLCSDVIQEHHWPIRIAVEHVNHTETNFVNTFAQALSIVREVDRPEIGLAADLYHFAMENESMELMSEAGDLICAVQLANPNGRCFPKPGDSIPGLEEFFRRLLEIGYEGGVSVEATVGDDLESDCRLAVERLKSCLDSLA